A genome region from Hippopotamus amphibius kiboko isolate mHipAmp2 chromosome 1, mHipAmp2.hap2, whole genome shotgun sequence includes the following:
- the EFNA4 gene encoding ephrin-A4 isoform X3: MRLQPLLLTVLWAALLSSPLRGGCGLRHEVYWNSSNPRLLRGDAVVELSLKDYLDIFCPHYEGPGPPEGPETFALYMVDWPGYKACRAEGPGAFKRWECSLPFAPFGPVRFSEKIQRFTPFSLGFEFLPGETYYYISVPTPESPGQCLRLQVSVCCKEDTDPSCHPQEPEPSQDSLEEGPCPLPELGVPSQIDKMEE; the protein is encoded by the exons ATGCGGCTGCAGCCCCTGCTGCTGACTGTCCTCTGGGCCGCGCTCCTCAGCTCCCCTCTGCGGGGGGGTTGTGGCCTCCGCCACGAGGTCTACTGGAACTCCAGTAACCCCAG GCTGCTTCGAGGAGACGCCGTGGTGGAGCTGAGCCTCAAGGATTACCTAGACATCTTCTGCCCACACTATGAGGGTCCAGGGCCCCCTGAGGGCCCCGAGACATTTGCTTTATACATGGTGGACTGGCCGGGCTACAAGGCCTGCCGGGCGGAGGGGCCGGGTGCCTTCAAGCGCTGGGAGTGCTCCCTCCCCTTCGCTCCCTTTGGCCCTGTTCGATTCTCAGAGAAGATTCAGCGCTTCACACCCTTCTCCCTTGGCTTCGAGTTTTTGCCTGGAGAGACCTACTACTACATCT CAGTGCCAACTCCGGAGAGTCCTGGCCAGTGCTTGAGGCTCCAAGTGTCTGTCTGCTGCAAGGAGGACA CGGACCCTTCCTGCCACCCCCAGGAACCAGagccctcccaagactccctggAGGAGGGCCCCTGCCCCCTACCTGAGCTGGGAGTGCCAAGCCAGATAGACAAGATGGAAGAATGA
- the EFNA4 gene encoding ephrin-A4 isoform X1, with the protein MRLQPLLLTVLWAALLSSPLRGGCGLRHEVYWNSSNPRLLRGDAVVELSLKDYLDIFCPHYEGPGPPEGPETFALYMVDWPGYKACRAEGPGAFKRWECSLPFAPFGPVRFSEKIQRFTPFSLGFEFLPGETYYYISVPTPESPGQCLRLQVSVCCKEDKPESAHPVGSPGESGTSGWQGGATPSPLCLLLLLLLPILRLLRVL; encoded by the exons ATGCGGCTGCAGCCCCTGCTGCTGACTGTCCTCTGGGCCGCGCTCCTCAGCTCCCCTCTGCGGGGGGGTTGTGGCCTCCGCCACGAGGTCTACTGGAACTCCAGTAACCCCAG GCTGCTTCGAGGAGACGCCGTGGTGGAGCTGAGCCTCAAGGATTACCTAGACATCTTCTGCCCACACTATGAGGGTCCAGGGCCCCCTGAGGGCCCCGAGACATTTGCTTTATACATGGTGGACTGGCCGGGCTACAAGGCCTGCCGGGCGGAGGGGCCGGGTGCCTTCAAGCGCTGGGAGTGCTCCCTCCCCTTCGCTCCCTTTGGCCCTGTTCGATTCTCAGAGAAGATTCAGCGCTTCACACCCTTCTCCCTTGGCTTCGAGTTTTTGCCTGGAGAGACCTACTACTACATCT CAGTGCCAACTCCGGAGAGTCCTGGCCAGTGCTTGAGGCTCCAAGTGTCTGTCTGCTGCAAGGAGGACA AGCCTGAGTCAGCCCATCCTGTTGGGAGCCCTGGAGAGAGTGGCACGTCAGGGTGGCAAGGGGGGGCCACTCCCAGCCCCCTCTGtctcttgctgctgctgctgctcccaaTTCTGCGTCTCCTGAGAGTTCTCTGA
- the EFNA4 gene encoding ephrin-A4 isoform X2 has translation MRLQPLLLTVLWAALLSSPLRGGCGLRHEVYWNSSNPRLLRGDAVVELSLKDYLDIFCPHYEGPGPPEGPETFALYMVDWPGYKACRAEGPGAFKRWECSLPFAPFGPVRFSEKIQRFTPFSLGFEFLPGETYYYILPTPESPGQCLRLQVSVCCKEDKPESAHPVGSPGESGTSGWQGGATPSPLCLLLLLLLPILRLLRVL, from the exons ATGCGGCTGCAGCCCCTGCTGCTGACTGTCCTCTGGGCCGCGCTCCTCAGCTCCCCTCTGCGGGGGGGTTGTGGCCTCCGCCACGAGGTCTACTGGAACTCCAGTAACCCCAG GCTGCTTCGAGGAGACGCCGTGGTGGAGCTGAGCCTCAAGGATTACCTAGACATCTTCTGCCCACACTATGAGGGTCCAGGGCCCCCTGAGGGCCCCGAGACATTTGCTTTATACATGGTGGACTGGCCGGGCTACAAGGCCTGCCGGGCGGAGGGGCCGGGTGCCTTCAAGCGCTGGGAGTGCTCCCTCCCCTTCGCTCCCTTTGGCCCTGTTCGATTCTCAGAGAAGATTCAGCGCTTCACACCCTTCTCCCTTGGCTTCGAGTTTTTGCCTGGAGAGACCTACTACTACATCT TGCCAACTCCGGAGAGTCCTGGCCAGTGCTTGAGGCTCCAAGTGTCTGTCTGCTGCAAGGAGGACA AGCCTGAGTCAGCCCATCCTGTTGGGAGCCCTGGAGAGAGTGGCACGTCAGGGTGGCAAGGGGGGGCCACTCCCAGCCCCCTCTGtctcttgctgctgctgctgctcccaaTTCTGCGTCTCCTGAGAGTTCTCTGA